The Miscanthus floridulus cultivar M001 chromosome 7, ASM1932011v1, whole genome shotgun sequence genome includes a region encoding these proteins:
- the LOC136463924 gene encoding salutaridine reductase-like, whose protein sequence is MEGHVRGQYEKEVAVVTGGNRGIGLEICKQLALKGVTVILTARDEKRGVEAVKNLAAQGLSNILFHQLEVGDLSSAAHLADFIREKFGKLDILVNNAAIAGTKTEISDPESLKIFLAGMNSQEKLERIRRHTTDPYDKAEECLRTNYHGTKIVTEAHLPLLHLSSHGRIVNISSRFGLLRFFSDEELKNELNNIDNLSEERLDELSELFLKDFKNGQLEPYGWPTEGGYLAYKVSKALINAYSRIIAKKHPTLRVNCAHPGFVSTDMSFHAGDLTVEEGARGALILALVPKGGMTGVFLNRTEVASFV, encoded by the exons ATGGAAGGACACGTACGCGGGCAATATGAAAAAGA GGTGGCCGTGGTTACCGGAGGGAATAGAGGGATTGGGTTAGAAATATGCAAGCAACTTGCTTTGAAAGGAGTCACGGTAATATTGACAGCGAGGGACGAGAAGAGGGGTGTAGAAGCGGTAAAAAATCTTGCAGCGCAGGGGCTATCCAACATCCTGTTTCATCAACTGGAGGTTGGAGATCTCTCAAGTGCTGCACATCTCGCTGATTTTATCCGGGAGAAATTTGGCAAACTGGATATATTG GTCAACAATGCAGCTATTGCCGGGACCAAAACAGAGATCAGCGATCCAGAATCTTTAA AGATTTTT CTTGCAGGCATGAATTCTCAGGAAAAGCTAGAAAGGATCAGGAGGCACACCACAGACCCTTACGACAAAGCAGAGGAGTGCTTGAGAACAAACTACCATGGCACCAAAATTGTCACAGAAGCACATCTTCCTCTCCTGCACCTCTCATCGCATGGAAGAATTGTGAACATATCATCTCGTTTCGGGCTACTCAGG TTTTTCAGCGACGAGGAACTTAAAAACGAGCTCAACAACATCGATAACCTATCCGAAGAGAGATTGGATGAGCTGTCAGAATTGTTCCTCAAGGACTTCAAGAATGGCCAACTGGAACCTTATGGGTGGCCGACTGAAGGAGGGTATCTTGCATATAAAGTGTCTAAGGCTCTTATCAATGCTTATTCGAGGATCATTGCAAAGAAGCACCCAACACTTCGCGTGAATTGTGCACATCCCGGCTTTGTCAGTACAGACATGAGCTTCCATGCCGGAGATCTCACGGTCGAGGAGGGCGCAAGGGGAGCTCTGATTCTGGCTCTCGTACCCAAGGGGGGCATGACTGGAGTGTTCTTGAACCGCACAGAGGTCGCATCCTTTGTGTAA
- the LOC136467400 gene encoding salutaridine reductase-like — MEGHVRGRYEKEVAVVTGGNRGIGLEICKQLAFKGVTVILTAGDEKRGVEAVKNLAAQGLSNILFHQLEVGDLSSAAHLADFIREKFGKLDILVNNAAIAGCKIEISDPESFRLELAGMNALEKLEMIRRHTTDPYDKAEECLRTNYHGTKIVTEAHLPLLHLSAHGRIVNISAHAGLLRFFSGEELKKELNNIDNLSVERLDELSELFLKDFQNGQLEPHGWPTEGGIPAYKVSKAFLNAYSRIIAKKHPPLCVNCVHPGFVSTDLNFHNGDLTVEEGARGALVLALIPKGGMTGAYLDCTVVASFV; from the exons ATGGAAGGACACGTACGCGGGCGATATGAAAAAGA GGTGGCCGTGGTTACCGGAGGGAATAGAGGGATTGGGTTAGAAATATGCAAGCAGCTTGCTTTCAAAGGAGTCACGGTAATATTGACAGCGGGGGACGAGAAGAGGGGTGTAGAAGCGGTAAAAAATCTTGCAGCGCAGGGACTATCCAACATCCTGTTTCATCAACTGGAGGTTGGAGATCTCTCAAGTGCTGCACATCTCGCTGATTTTATCCGGGAGAAATTTGGCAAACTGGATATATTG GTCAACAATGCAGCAATTGCTGGGTGCAAAATAGAGATCAGCGATCCAGAATCTTTTAGGTTAGAG CTTGCAGGCATGAATGCTCTGGAAAAGCTAGAAATGATCAGGAGGCACACCACAGACCCTTACGATAAAGCAGAGGAGTGCTTGAGAACAAACTACCATGGCACCAAAATTGTCACAGAAGCGCATCTTCCTCTCCTGCACCTCTCAGCGCACGGAAGAATTGTAAACATATCAGCTCATGCCGGACTACTCAGG TTTTTCAGTGGTGAGGAACTTAAGAAGGAGCTCAACAACATCGATAACCTATCTGTAGAGAGATTAGATGAGCTGTCAGAATTGTTCCTCAAGGACTTCCAGAATGGCCAACTAGAACCCCATGGGTGGCCGACTGAAGGAGGGATCCCTGCATATAAAGTGTCCAAGGCTTTTCTCAATGCTTATTCGAGAATCATTGCAAAGAAGCACCCACCACTATGCGTAAATTGTGTGCATCCCGGCTTTGTCAGCACAGACCTAAACTTCCACAACGGAGATCTCACGGTTGAGGAGGGCGCAAGAGGAGCTCTTGTTCTGGCTCTCATACCCAAGGGAGGCATGACCGGAGCATACTTGGACTGCACAGTGGTTGCATCATTCGTGTAA